One window from the genome of Candidatus Wallbacteria bacterium encodes:
- a CDS encoding DUF2283 domain-containing protein, with product MKIRYFTDTDTALIEFSGGTVAETREISENLFIDLDEKGNLTSMTIEHAKEKAGISEISYLLMDKNVA from the coding sequence ATGAAAATCAGGTATTTTACGGATACTGACACTGCTTTGATCGAGTTTTCCGGCGGAACTGTAGCCGAAACTAGGGAAATCTCGGAAAACCTCTTCATCGATCTGGATGAAAAGGGGAACCTGACCAGCATGACCATCGAGCACGCCAAAGAAAAGGCAGGCATTTCAGAGATTTCGTATCTGCTGATGGATAAGAATGTTGCCTGA
- a CDS encoding DUF2339 domain-containing protein produces MRCTKCGHQNSENAKFCVACGNPLSVRRGKFVCPACGKTVAFPVKLCSCGHQFEPEVQEQLQVYFELKSQLKSLKTVGTNLTENLNQMDHKMEWLEESLAKLFGMEGQVESKPNAEINAEYKTEQAKEQLSPEAVKPVQVKPESAKPELVGQEPLKPELVKPVPVKPETISRPSPKPYPPVKPKVSASSKNVIPEEFSLEMFLGLKGLLVIGIVAVIVGTAFFIKYSFDNNWVGPAGRVTMAYLFAAAILGSGKFFHQKKYDILGLYLIGGGVAMLYASTWGSFQIYHLFPQALAFCLMILVTIFAVTLSIIFDTRWLSILALVGGFSTPMLLSTGVDNQAVLMSYMVMLNLGMIGVAMKKRWNLLNTLCFIFTYVIFTGWYDKYYDDSKFVLTFVFLNLFFLIHAARPFISELMSAESPKGECYSVLLMNSFIAFGFNYSMIKNLYGLEWVSLISVAYAAIFLFMAAELHSRAVSESFYFLVGNAALFLIITVPILFSGHWITVFWMIQAVILLYIGLQVNRGMLANSGFILLILTLCKFLFYDYSEVFNYSFNRFAVDGGFDTQLIERLITIVFILGGTYIFAYLCREGSSVLTKQSLQTLNYYPELFTLWGILLFIVLNLETSAFFYDYLPKARLASISVLWTVFSISLILIGFRKDNSAIRKASLILFLLTILKVFLIDISQISAPYHIVSFIVLGLILIGASYLYNIYKQPMLDALKGSNSKER; encoded by the coding sequence TTGCGCTGTACAAAATGCGGACATCAAAATAGTGAAAACGCCAAATTCTGCGTGGCCTGCGGAAACCCCCTTTCAGTCAGGAGAGGCAAATTCGTCTGCCCAGCCTGTGGAAAGACCGTCGCTTTTCCGGTCAAGCTCTGCTCCTGCGGCCATCAGTTTGAACCTGAAGTTCAGGAACAGCTGCAAGTCTATTTTGAACTGAAATCACAACTGAAGAGCCTGAAAACAGTCGGTACTAACCTGACTGAAAACCTCAATCAGATGGATCACAAAATGGAATGGCTCGAAGAAAGTCTGGCCAAACTTTTTGGAATGGAAGGACAGGTTGAATCTAAACCAAATGCCGAAATTAATGCAGAATATAAAACTGAGCAGGCAAAAGAGCAGCTGAGTCCTGAAGCTGTGAAACCAGTGCAGGTGAAACCGGAATCAGCGAAACCAGAGCTGGTGGGACAAGAGCCTCTGAAACCGGAACTTGTGAAACCCGTGCCTGTGAAGCCGGAAACGATATCCAGGCCTTCTCCCAAGCCATATCCGCCGGTTAAACCCAAAGTCTCTGCAAGTTCAAAAAATGTTATTCCTGAGGAATTCAGCCTGGAAATGTTTCTGGGTCTGAAGGGACTGCTGGTGATCGGCATCGTGGCAGTGATTGTCGGCACTGCCTTTTTCATTAAATATTCCTTTGACAACAACTGGGTCGGCCCAGCAGGCCGTGTCACAATGGCCTACCTGTTCGCAGCAGCGATCCTTGGCAGCGGCAAGTTTTTCCATCAGAAGAAATACGACATACTGGGATTGTATCTGATCGGCGGCGGTGTAGCCATGCTGTATGCCTCAACCTGGGGCTCTTTCCAGATCTACCATTTATTCCCTCAGGCACTGGCTTTCTGCCTGATGATCCTGGTCACCATCTTTGCAGTCACCCTTTCCATCATCTTCGACACCCGCTGGCTTTCCATCCTGGCTCTGGTGGGCGGTTTCTCCACACCCATGCTCCTCTCCACAGGAGTGGACAACCAGGCTGTCCTGATGTCCTACATGGTGATGCTCAATCTGGGCATGATCGGCGTTGCCATGAAAAAGCGCTGGAATCTTCTGAACACGCTCTGTTTCATTTTCACATATGTGATTTTTACCGGCTGGTATGACAAGTATTATGATGATTCCAAATTCGTACTCACTTTTGTGTTTTTGAATCTCTTTTTCCTGATCCATGCTGCCAGGCCTTTTATCAGTGAACTCATGTCAGCGGAGTCCCCAAAGGGAGAGTGCTATTCAGTGCTGCTGATGAATTCCTTCATCGCCTTTGGATTCAACTATTCCATGATCAAAAACCTGTATGGCCTGGAATGGGTCAGCCTGATCAGCGTAGCCTATGCCGCGATCTTTCTTTTCATGGCTGCAGAACTCCACAGCCGCGCTGTCTCTGAATCATTCTACTTCCTGGTCGGGAATGCGGCCTTGTTTCTGATCATCACTGTGCCGATCCTTTTTTCCGGCCACTGGATTACTGTATTCTGGATGATCCAGGCAGTGATTCTGCTCTACATCGGACTCCAGGTCAACCGCGGGATGCTTGCCAACTCGGGATTCATACTGCTGATCCTGACGCTCTGCAAGTTCCTGTTCTACGATTATTCTGAAGTTTTCAATTACAGCTTCAATCGTTTTGCTGTGGACGGAGGATTCGATACGCAGCTGATAGAGAGGCTGATCACCATTGTCTTTATCCTGGGAGGAACTTACATTTTTGCCTACCTTTGCCGGGAAGGATCTTCAGTCTTAACAAAACAGTCACTGCAGACTCTGAATTATTATCCCGAACTTTTCACTCTCTGGGGGATTCTGCTTTTTATAGTGCTCAATCTGGAAACATCCGCATTTTTCTACGACTATCTTCCCAAAGCCAGGCTGGCTTCGATCTCTGTACTGTGGACTGTGTTTTCAATCTCTCTGATCCTGATCGGCTTTAGAAAGGACAATTCAGCGATCCGCAAGGCTTCGCTGATTCTTTTCCTGCTGACTATCCTGAAGGTTTTCCTGATCGACATTTCACAGATCAGCGCACCTTACCACATAGTATCGTTCATTGTGCTGGGCCTGATCCTGATCGGAGCGTCATATCTCTACAATATATATAAGCAGCCGATGCTGGATGCTTTAAAAGGAAGCAACTCCAAGGAGAGATGA
- a CDS encoding TetR/AcrR family transcriptional regulator, translating to MSRPVRKRSIIEDTAIRLFARKGLAGTTIKDIAEQCGVAEGTLYGYYKGKNEMAWALFTREVEKFTTALEAILFDPDKGMHERIYAGVRFTFDYYQMDPERFAFILINQHDFPEKCLLDGWHNPYELISKFILKGIEDKSLPAGIPPEMMVAHLFGLILQPLVMHRYGRIKIELDQAARIVAQACLRLMEVR from the coding sequence ATGTCTAGACCAGTCAGGAAGCGATCCATAATCGAAGACACGGCGATCAGATTGTTTGCCAGGAAAGGGCTGGCAGGAACGACGATCAAGGATATAGCCGAGCAATGCGGTGTAGCTGAGGGCACATTATACGGATATTACAAAGGTAAAAATGAAATGGCCTGGGCTTTGTTTACCAGGGAAGTGGAGAAATTCACTACTGCTCTGGAAGCGATACTCTTTGATCCTGATAAGGGTATGCATGAGCGGATCTATGCTGGAGTCAGATTCACCTTTGATTATTATCAAATGGATCCTGAACGTTTTGCCTTCATTCTGATCAATCAGCACGATTTTCCGGAAAAATGCCTGCTGGACGGCTGGCATAATCCTTATGAGCTGATCAGCAAGTTCATTCTGAAAGGTATTGAGGACAAGAGCTTACCGGCCGGAATTCCTCCAGAAATGATGGTGGCGCATCTTTTCGGCCTGATCCTGCAGCCTCTTGTCATGCACAGATATGGACGCATCAAGATCGAACTGGACCAAGCTGCCAGAATAGTCGCACAGGCTTGCTTGCGCCTGATGGAGGTGCGCTGA